In Gemmata obscuriglobus, a single genomic region encodes these proteins:
- a CDS encoding S41 family peptidase, translating into MPRFLLLALTAVALGAAHAQAAPDEARLLRFPAVHGDQIVFTYAGDLYTVPAAGGTARRITSHPGFEMFPRFSPDGSLVAFTGQYDGNTEVFVVPAVGGEPKRLTYTATLGRDEVSDRMGPNNVVIGWTPDGKSVLFRSRMRSFNDFVGQLFTVPVEGGVPEELPLPRGGFASYSADGTKLAYNRIFREFRTWKRYRGGMADDVWLYDFATKKTEQLTDDPGQDIFPMFIGDKVYFISDRDKNMRYNLYSVDPATKKTERHTEFTEFDIKFPSASKDQLVFENGGYIYKFDPKTAKAEKVTVRILEDRAGARGALTDVSKSVTAFEVSPDGKRALFAARGDVFTVPAGDGVTRNLTRTPGAHDRNPKWSPDGKSVAFVSDATGEDEIHVGPADGSAPAKPVTSAADTYKYEIQWSPDSKKILWGDKKLRLQFVDVETKKVTLVDQAKAWEVRDFTWSPDSKWVAFGRQEVDTMPKVYLYSLETTKTTAVTDGWYASNTPTFSADGKYLFFVSARDFNPVYSSTEWNHAYRDMQRVYFVALAKATPNPLKPKLDDEPAEPKKDDKKDEKKDAPAVKVDLDGLSGRIVALPGPAANYGSLHAAGNALYYQRSASGSPGQLYVFDLGSRKETALGPVSGYEVSADGKKMLVQKDGKYGVIDLPKGPIAIGEALNLSGLEVFLDKKAEWKQMYAECWRQMRDFFYDPGLHGVDWAAVRKKYEPLVEHVGHRADLSYIIGEMIAELNAGHAYIGGGELPEVRKVPQGLLGAEFKRDPQTGFFQITRVLPGENWVSKRRSPLTEVGVNVAVGDWIVAVNGQPTDGVKNINELLVNTAGKPVVLSVAAKPAAAGARRVVVTPTSDESDLYYYAWVQANIKKVSDATDGKVGYLHVPDMLATGLNEFAKHYYPQLKKQALVIDVRGNGGGNVSPMLIERLRREAAMVGIARNAEPSIDPNGTFVGPLACLLNEYSASDGDIFSYRFRHYKLGPLIGKRSWGGVVGIRGSLPLLDGGSLSKPEFSRYDLGGKEWVMENVGVAPDIVVDNDPAKEFAGEDQQLNKAIEVLLAELKKNPPKVIAPPAYPKR; encoded by the coding sequence ATGCCTCGATTCCTGCTGTTAGCACTAACGGCGGTCGCGCTCGGCGCCGCGCACGCCCAGGCCGCGCCGGACGAAGCGCGGCTGCTCCGCTTCCCGGCCGTACACGGCGACCAGATCGTCTTCACCTACGCCGGCGACCTGTACACCGTGCCCGCGGCCGGCGGCACCGCGCGGCGGATCACGTCGCACCCCGGGTTCGAGATGTTCCCGCGGTTCAGCCCGGACGGCTCGCTGGTCGCGTTCACCGGCCAGTACGACGGCAACACCGAGGTGTTCGTGGTGCCGGCCGTTGGGGGCGAGCCGAAGCGGCTCACCTACACCGCCACGCTCGGGCGCGACGAGGTGTCCGACCGGATGGGGCCGAACAACGTCGTTATCGGGTGGACCCCGGACGGGAAGAGTGTGCTGTTCCGGTCGCGGATGCGGTCGTTCAACGACTTCGTCGGGCAACTGTTCACGGTCCCTGTCGAGGGCGGGGTGCCGGAAGAGTTGCCGCTACCGCGCGGCGGGTTCGCCAGCTACTCCGCTGATGGCACGAAGCTCGCGTACAACCGCATCTTCCGCGAGTTCCGCACCTGGAAGCGGTACCGCGGCGGCATGGCCGACGACGTGTGGCTGTACGACTTCGCCACCAAGAAGACCGAGCAGCTCACCGACGACCCGGGCCAGGACATCTTCCCCATGTTCATCGGGGACAAGGTGTACTTTATCTCGGACCGCGACAAGAACATGCGGTACAACCTGTACTCCGTCGACCCGGCCACCAAGAAGACCGAGCGGCACACCGAGTTCACCGAGTTCGACATCAAGTTCCCGTCGGCCAGCAAGGACCAGCTTGTCTTCGAGAACGGCGGATACATTTACAAATTCGATCCGAAAACCGCTAAGGCCGAGAAGGTCACCGTTCGCATCCTGGAGGACCGCGCCGGGGCGCGAGGCGCGCTCACCGACGTGAGCAAGTCGGTCACCGCGTTCGAGGTCTCTCCCGACGGCAAGCGCGCGCTCTTCGCCGCCCGCGGCGACGTGTTCACCGTCCCGGCCGGCGACGGCGTCACCCGCAACCTGACCCGCACGCCGGGCGCTCACGACCGCAACCCGAAGTGGTCCCCGGACGGCAAGAGCGTCGCGTTCGTCTCGGACGCCACCGGCGAGGACGAGATCCACGTCGGCCCGGCCGACGGCAGCGCGCCCGCCAAGCCGGTCACCAGCGCCGCGGACACCTACAAGTACGAGATCCAGTGGTCGCCGGACTCGAAGAAGATCCTCTGGGGCGACAAGAAGCTCCGGCTCCAGTTCGTCGACGTGGAAACAAAGAAGGTCACGCTGGTGGACCAGGCGAAGGCGTGGGAGGTCCGCGACTTCACATGGTCGCCGGACTCGAAGTGGGTCGCGTTCGGCCGCCAGGAGGTGGACACGATGCCCAAGGTGTACCTGTACTCGCTCGAAACGACCAAGACGACCGCGGTGACCGACGGCTGGTACGCGTCGAACACGCCCACCTTCAGCGCCGACGGCAAGTACCTGTTCTTCGTGTCCGCGCGCGACTTCAACCCGGTGTACAGCAGCACCGAGTGGAACCACGCGTACCGCGACATGCAGCGCGTCTACTTCGTGGCCCTCGCGAAGGCCACGCCCAACCCGCTCAAACCGAAGCTCGATGACGAGCCCGCCGAACCGAAGAAAGACGACAAGAAGGATGAGAAGAAGGACGCCCCCGCGGTGAAGGTCGATCTGGACGGCCTGAGCGGGCGCATCGTCGCGCTGCCCGGTCCGGCGGCCAACTACGGCAGCCTGCACGCCGCCGGGAACGCGCTCTACTACCAGCGCAGCGCCAGCGGCAGCCCGGGCCAGCTGTACGTGTTCGATCTCGGCAGCCGGAAGGAAACCGCGCTCGGACCGGTCAGCGGGTACGAGGTCTCGGCCGACGGGAAGAAGATGCTCGTCCAGAAGGACGGGAAGTACGGCGTCATCGACCTGCCGAAAGGCCCGATCGCGATCGGCGAGGCGCTGAACCTGTCCGGGCTGGAGGTGTTCCTCGACAAGAAGGCCGAGTGGAAGCAGATGTACGCCGAGTGCTGGCGGCAGATGCGGGACTTCTTCTACGACCCCGGCCTGCACGGCGTGGACTGGGCGGCGGTGCGCAAGAAGTACGAGCCGCTGGTGGAGCACGTCGGCCACCGGGCCGACCTGAGCTACATCATCGGCGAGATGATCGCCGAGCTGAACGCCGGGCACGCCTACATCGGCGGCGGCGAACTGCCGGAGGTGCGGAAGGTGCCGCAGGGGTTGCTCGGGGCCGAGTTCAAGCGCGACCCGCAGACCGGGTTCTTCCAGATCACCCGCGTGCTTCCGGGCGAGAACTGGGTCTCGAAGCGCCGCTCGCCGCTCACCGAGGTCGGCGTGAACGTCGCCGTCGGCGACTGGATCGTGGCCGTGAACGGCCAGCCCACCGACGGCGTGAAGAACATCAACGAGCTGCTGGTGAACACCGCCGGCAAGCCGGTGGTGCTGTCGGTCGCGGCGAAGCCGGCCGCCGCGGGCGCGCGCCGGGTGGTCGTCACCCCGACGAGCGACGAGAGCGACCTGTACTACTACGCGTGGGTGCAGGCGAACATCAAGAAGGTGTCCGACGCGACCGACGGCAAGGTCGGGTACCTCCACGTCCCGGACATGCTCGCGACCGGACTGAACGAGTTCGCGAAGCACTACTACCCGCAGCTCAAGAAGCAGGCCCTGGTGATCGACGTGCGCGGCAACGGCGGCGGAAACGTGTCGCCGATGCTGATCGAGCGCCTGCGGCGCGAGGCCGCGATGGTGGGCATCGCCCGCAACGCCGAGCCGAGCATCGACCCGAACGGCACCTTCGTCGGCCCGCTGGCGTGCCTGCTGAACGAGTACTCGGCATCCGACGGCGACATCTTCTCGTACCGGTTCCGGCACTACAAGCTGGGGCCGCTCATCGGGAAGCGGAGCTGGGGCGGGGTGGTCGGCATCCGCGGCTCGCTGCCGCTCCTCGACGGCGGGTCGCTGAGCAAGCCGGAGTTCTCGCGCTACGACCTGGGCGGTAAGGAGTGGGTCATGGAGAACGTCGGCGTGGCGCCCGACATCGTGGTCGATAACGACCCGGCCAAAGAGTTCGCCGGTGAGGACCAGCAGTTGAACAAGGCGATCGAGGTGCTGCTGGCCGAGCTGAAGAAGAACCCGCCGAAGGTGATCGCCCCGCCGGCGTACCCGAAGCGGTAA
- a CDS encoding S9 family peptidase, translating to MTRRNALAALFLIALAPLVAAQERVTGANYLLAQKFSKEFVAQHVREASVSPQWIGKTDVFWYSARTASGTQYWKVDPGKKERTPLFDHSRLAAALSEASKQPLDADTFRIDRVTVAADAKKLNFVFGEGRYEYDLEAGKLKSLGKAPPAQGGMSPEAIERMRGQLGDERVNEMLRRMREGETDTEKKDDTKKDDTKKDDAGGKGGANPGGPGSYKNYSPDKKKYVYAYKHNLYLCDEGQPEDKATQLSTDGADEYGFGGFGGFGGGGGGFNKGGNDGAKGAAPSDRKTRANVTWSTDSKAFYVTRTDSRGIKDLYLVDSIATPRPKLEQYKYPMPAEAEIRKTELYYCDVEKKALTKVSPKWRDERYSDIRWGKSPGELRFIRRDRLRRNLEVCAFDVFSGQCKCMFGEGFEAAYLEMQSPRYLEETDEFIWWSERSGWGHFYRYGRDGSFKNAITSGPWRASRIVEVDAKAGFVYLIGNAREPGENPYYTHLYRVKLDGTGLTCLDPSDRMGQSVERGLNQTSTLSPSKKFVVTNSTAVDRAPFAVVRDDTGKSLMLLETTDLSALDKAGWKMPETFSVKAADGTTDLYGNMWKPFDFDPKKQYPVIAHVYPGPQTEGVVYRFSAYSTNMQLAQLGFVVIQVGHRGGSPERSKAYHSFGYFNLRDYGLVDKKAAIEALAARHSFIDVSKVGIFGHSGGGFMSAAALLQKPYNDFFKVAVASAGNHDNNIYNDNWSETYHGLKEVPVAAEKSEKKEGATGSTGAGAGSKGFGGRKKGPPEEELIEEELIELMQRFDPEDQRSVEELEAQITALKARLAQLQRADAAKSQLALAPPPRLAGTKPPVASAAAAVVLPLTKFEIKVPTNAELADNLKGHLLLVHGEIDNNVHPANTMRLVDALIKANKRFDLLIIPGARHGFGAAQPYFNQRMWDFFAEHLLGDRQTGADINIKDVKRK from the coding sequence ATGACTAGACGCAACGCGCTCGCTGCGCTGTTTTTGATTGCGCTGGCCCCGCTGGTTGCCGCTCAAGAGCGGGTGACCGGGGCCAACTATCTGCTCGCACAGAAGTTCAGCAAGGAGTTCGTCGCGCAGCACGTGCGCGAGGCGTCGGTCTCGCCGCAGTGGATCGGCAAGACGGACGTGTTCTGGTACTCCGCTCGCACCGCGTCGGGCACCCAGTACTGGAAGGTGGACCCGGGCAAGAAAGAGCGCACCCCGCTGTTCGACCACAGCCGGCTCGCCGCGGCGCTCTCCGAGGCGTCCAAGCAACCGCTCGACGCGGACACCTTCCGCATTGATCGCGTGACCGTCGCGGCGGACGCCAAGAAGCTCAACTTCGTCTTCGGCGAGGGGCGGTACGAGTATGACCTCGAAGCGGGCAAACTCAAGTCGCTCGGGAAGGCGCCGCCTGCGCAGGGCGGCATGTCGCCCGAGGCGATTGAGCGGATGCGCGGCCAGCTCGGCGACGAGCGGGTGAACGAGATGCTCCGCCGGATGCGCGAGGGCGAGACCGACACGGAGAAGAAGGACGACACCAAGAAGGACGATACCAAGAAGGACGATGCGGGCGGGAAGGGGGGCGCGAACCCGGGCGGCCCCGGCTCGTACAAGAACTACTCGCCGGACAAGAAGAAATACGTCTACGCGTACAAGCACAACCTGTACCTGTGCGACGAGGGGCAACCCGAAGACAAGGCCACGCAGCTCAGCACCGACGGCGCCGACGAGTACGGGTTCGGCGGGTTCGGCGGCTTTGGCGGGGGCGGCGGGGGCTTCAACAAGGGCGGTAATGATGGCGCGAAGGGCGCGGCCCCGAGCGACCGCAAGACCCGCGCGAACGTCACCTGGTCAACGGACTCGAAGGCGTTTTACGTCACCCGGACCGACAGCCGCGGGATCAAGGACCTGTACCTCGTGGACTCGATCGCCACCCCCCGCCCGAAGCTCGAACAGTACAAGTACCCGATGCCCGCGGAAGCCGAGATCCGCAAGACCGAGCTGTACTACTGCGACGTCGAGAAGAAGGCGCTCACGAAGGTCAGCCCGAAGTGGCGCGACGAGCGGTACTCCGACATCCGCTGGGGCAAGAGCCCCGGCGAACTGCGGTTCATCCGCCGGGACCGGCTCCGCCGCAACCTGGAGGTGTGCGCGTTCGACGTGTTCAGCGGCCAGTGCAAGTGCATGTTCGGCGAGGGGTTCGAGGCCGCGTACCTCGAAATGCAGTCGCCCCGGTACCTCGAAGAGACCGACGAGTTCATCTGGTGGTCCGAGCGGAGCGGCTGGGGGCACTTCTACCGGTACGGGCGGGACGGCTCGTTCAAGAACGCCATCACCAGCGGCCCGTGGCGCGCCAGCCGCATCGTCGAGGTCGATGCGAAGGCCGGGTTCGTCTACCTGATCGGCAACGCCCGCGAGCCGGGCGAGAACCCGTACTACACGCACCTGTACCGTGTGAAGCTCGACGGCACCGGGCTCACCTGCCTCGACCCGAGCGACCGGATGGGTCAGTCGGTCGAGCGCGGGCTGAACCAGACATCGACGCTGTCGCCGAGCAAGAAGTTTGTCGTCACGAACAGCACCGCGGTGGACCGGGCGCCGTTCGCGGTGGTCCGCGACGACACCGGCAAATCGCTGATGCTGCTGGAAACCACCGACCTGAGCGCGCTCGATAAGGCCGGCTGGAAGATGCCGGAGACCTTCAGCGTGAAGGCCGCGGACGGCACCACGGACCTGTACGGCAACATGTGGAAGCCGTTCGACTTCGACCCGAAGAAGCAGTACCCGGTGATCGCGCACGTGTACCCGGGGCCGCAGACCGAGGGCGTGGTGTACCGGTTCTCGGCGTACAGCACCAACATGCAGCTCGCGCAGCTCGGGTTCGTCGTGATCCAGGTGGGGCACCGCGGCGGCAGCCCGGAGCGGTCGAAGGCGTACCACTCGTTCGGGTACTTCAACCTGCGCGACTACGGGCTGGTGGACAAGAAGGCGGCCATTGAGGCGCTCGCCGCGCGGCACTCCTTCATCGACGTGTCCAAGGTGGGCATTTTCGGGCACTCCGGCGGCGGGTTCATGTCGGCCGCGGCGCTGCTCCAGAAGCCGTACAACGACTTCTTCAAGGTGGCGGTCGCCAGCGCCGGGAACCACGACAACAACATCTACAACGACAACTGGTCGGAGACGTACCACGGCCTCAAAGAGGTGCCCGTGGCCGCCGAGAAGAGTGAAAAGAAGGAGGGCGCGACCGGATCGACCGGCGCCGGCGCCGGGAGCAAGGGCTTCGGCGGGCGCAAGAAGGGGCCGCCCGAAGAGGAGCTGATCGAGGAGGAGCTGATCGAGCTGATGCAGCGGTTCGATCCCGAGGACCAGCGGTCGGTCGAAGAGCTGGAAGCACAGATCACCGCGCTGAAGGCCCGGCTCGCACAACTGCAGCGAGCCGACGCGGCAAAGTCGCAGCTCGCGCTGGCCCCGCCGCCGCGGCTCGCGGGCACCAAGCCGCCGGTGGCGTCGGCCGCCGCGGCGGTCGTGCTGCCGCTCACCAAGTTCGAGATCAAGGTGCCGACGAACGCCGAACTGGCCGACAACCTGAAGGGGCACCTGCTCCTGGTTCACGGCGAGATCGACAACAACGTCCACCCGGCGAACACGATGCGCCTGGTTGATGCGCTGATCAAGGCGAACAAGCGGTTCGACCTGCTCATCATCCCGGGGGCGCGGCACGGGTTCGGTGCGGCCCAGCCGTACTTCAACCAGCGGATGTGGGACTTCTTCGCCGAGCACCTCCTCGGCGACCGCCAGACCGGGGCGGACATCAACATCAAGGACGTGAAGCGAAAGTAG
- a CDS encoding TIGR03066 family protein, translating into MRAVLGVVVVLVASFGLSASDKDEKIDAKLLVGKWTMENEETGASMVMEFTKDGKFKVSVKEKKGKEIQIGGTYKLEGAKLMLTIKAGDKEAKETLTVVSLDDEELVTKDSKGKKDTYERVDDDE; encoded by the coding sequence ATGAGAGCCGTTTTGGGTGTTGTGGTGGTTCTGGTGGCGTCCTTCGGGCTGTCGGCCAGCGACAAGGACGAGAAGATCGACGCCAAATTGCTGGTCGGCAAGTGGACGATGGAGAACGAGGAGACGGGCGCGTCGATGGTCATGGAGTTCACCAAGGACGGCAAGTTCAAGGTCTCGGTCAAGGAGAAGAAAGGCAAAGAGATTCAGATCGGCGGCACCTACAAGCTGGAAGGAGCCAAGCTGATGTTGACCATCAAGGCCGGCGACAAGGAAGCGAAGGAGACGCTGACCGTAGTTTCACTGGACGACGAGGAACTGGTGACCAAGGACTCGAAAGGCAAGAAGGACACATACGAGCGGGTTGACGACGACGAATAA
- a CDS encoding YncE family protein produces MRHAIGAITAAILCTAGAAGDDKKPVPKPITRLFVQDLKTCSLKWADVTVGPGQRLALGALADVTGFKKLDPTRQKLVQMREAGSLVCVGVRDDADGAFESGWVLIQSGVGYADHGGHGHWKYKKKPEVADSRLDAKQGNPAHVYLYGERFFIANDRLNGYTRLDPEQYATNEARSLGTGKPQFLVGGGNHITLAVVDDKVGYSCWIDGGGPNKGRVDVTPVTGAPKSEPAYSFTLPSGGIHGATACAGKVFFAPAEGVCWVEADPGLKQKSEQVKTRQIDLGKEGGKARRTGAFATHGDHVLFVTGKDAPTLVALNAKLTDPKPLFVPLTVRKGTHAVTPEVVTAADGKLYALVFHDRVKDSDADDALEVIALDPNGDGDCADARSVKVLKVGRSAVEGHSGHHDITFDADYRYAFFTNPGDGTVSALSLKTLEVTATFTVGGTPTAVVARGGEDHDD; encoded by the coding sequence GTGCGCCACGCGATCGGAGCCATCACCGCCGCGATCCTCTGCACCGCCGGAGCGGCCGGCGACGACAAGAAACCGGTCCCGAAGCCGATCACCCGGCTGTTCGTTCAGGACCTGAAGACGTGTTCGCTGAAGTGGGCGGATGTGACGGTCGGTCCCGGCCAGAGGCTCGCCCTCGGAGCGCTCGCCGATGTCACCGGCTTCAAGAAGCTCGACCCCACGCGGCAAAAGCTGGTTCAAATGCGGGAGGCGGGCAGCCTGGTGTGCGTCGGCGTGCGGGACGATGCCGACGGCGCGTTCGAGAGCGGCTGGGTGCTGATCCAGTCCGGGGTGGGGTACGCGGACCACGGGGGCCACGGTCACTGGAAATACAAGAAGAAACCCGAAGTGGCGGACAGCCGGCTCGACGCCAAACAGGGCAACCCGGCCCACGTGTACCTGTACGGCGAGCGGTTCTTCATCGCCAACGACCGGCTCAACGGGTACACCCGGCTCGACCCCGAGCAGTACGCCACCAACGAGGCCCGGTCGCTCGGCACGGGCAAACCGCAGTTCCTCGTCGGCGGCGGGAACCACATCACGCTGGCGGTTGTTGACGACAAGGTCGGGTACTCGTGCTGGATCGACGGCGGCGGGCCGAACAAGGGCCGCGTCGACGTGACTCCCGTTACCGGCGCGCCGAAATCCGAACCGGCGTACTCGTTCACCCTGCCCAGCGGCGGCATCCACGGCGCGACCGCGTGCGCCGGTAAGGTGTTCTTCGCTCCGGCCGAAGGGGTCTGCTGGGTCGAAGCCGACCCCGGGCTGAAACAAAAGTCCGAGCAGGTGAAGACGCGGCAGATCGACCTCGGCAAAGAGGGCGGTAAGGCGCGTCGCACCGGCGCGTTCGCGACCCACGGGGACCACGTCCTGTTCGTCACCGGTAAAGATGCCCCGACCCTTGTGGCACTGAACGCGAAGCTGACGGACCCGAAACCGCTGTTCGTCCCCCTCACGGTCCGGAAGGGCACACACGCGGTCACCCCAGAGGTCGTCACCGCCGCGGACGGCAAGCTGTACGCGTTGGTGTTCCACGACCGGGTGAAGGACAGCGACGCGGACGACGCGCTAGAGGTGATCGCCCTGGACCCGAACGGGGACGGCGACTGCGCCGACGCCCGATCGGTGAAGGTGCTGAAGGTCGGCAGGAGCGCCGTTGAGGGGCACTCCGGGCACCACGACATCACCTTCGACGCGGATTACCGGTACGCGTTCTTCACCAACCCGGGCGACGGCACCGTTTCGGCCCTGTCCCTCAAGACGCTGGAAGTGACCGCCACGTTCACCGTCGGCGGCACCCCGACGGCCGTCGTCGCCCGCGGCGGCGAGGACCACGACGACTGA
- the zigA gene encoding zinc metallochaperone GTPase ZigA, producing the protein MSVHTSPRAVQRLPVTVLSGFLGAGKTTLLNHVLTNREGLKVAVIVNDMSEINIDAALVKDGAALSRTDEKLVEMQNGCICCTLREDLLKEVARLARDGRFDYLLIESTGVSEPRPVAETFTFEHEDGSALGDVARLDTMVTVVDAANFLDDYRSADALSDRGQALGPEDERDVVTLLVDQVEFADVLVVNKADLVPEARLGELEAALRSLNPAAKLVRSVRGRVPLAEVLNTGRFDFGRAESAPGWMAVSRGEELPETTEYGISSFVYRARRPFHPDRLYRFMTNKRLLAGLLRSKGFCWIVTRPQWAALWSQAGRVMELSPQGVWWADVPRDQWPTDPAERAEVLADFEGEFGDRRQELVFIGARLNEAAIRAALDAALMTDAEMQGGPAAWERITDPLPPWPVPEQEFTEVAP; encoded by the coding sequence ATGAGCGTTCACACCAGTCCCCGCGCCGTGCAGCGGCTGCCCGTCACCGTGCTGTCCGGGTTTCTCGGCGCCGGCAAGACGACGCTACTCAACCACGTCCTGACCAACCGCGAGGGGCTCAAGGTCGCGGTCATTGTCAACGACATGTCCGAGATCAACATCGACGCGGCACTCGTGAAAGACGGCGCGGCGCTGTCCCGCACCGACGAGAAGCTGGTCGAAATGCAGAACGGGTGCATCTGCTGCACGCTCCGCGAGGATCTGCTCAAGGAGGTGGCACGGCTGGCCAGGGACGGCCGGTTCGATTACCTCCTGATCGAGTCCACCGGCGTCTCGGAGCCGCGACCGGTGGCGGAGACGTTCACCTTCGAGCACGAGGACGGCAGCGCGCTCGGGGACGTGGCCCGGCTCGACACGATGGTCACCGTCGTGGACGCCGCCAACTTCCTCGACGACTACCGGTCCGCAGACGCCCTGTCCGACCGGGGCCAGGCGCTCGGCCCGGAGGACGAGCGGGACGTGGTGACGTTACTGGTCGATCAAGTCGAGTTCGCCGATGTGCTCGTGGTGAACAAAGCCGACCTGGTGCCCGAAGCGCGACTCGGCGAGTTGGAAGCCGCGCTCCGCTCGCTGAACCCGGCCGCGAAGCTGGTCCGGTCGGTACGGGGTCGGGTGCCATTAGCCGAAGTACTGAACACCGGGCGGTTCGACTTCGGCCGGGCGGAGTCTGCGCCGGGCTGGATGGCGGTGTCCCGCGGCGAGGAGCTGCCCGAAACGACCGAGTACGGCATCAGCAGTTTCGTGTACCGCGCACGCCGGCCGTTCCACCCGGACCGGTTGTACCGGTTCATGACCAACAAGCGGCTGCTGGCCGGGTTGCTCCGGTCCAAGGGGTTCTGCTGGATCGTCACGCGCCCCCAGTGGGCCGCTCTGTGGTCGCAAGCCGGGCGGGTGATGGAACTGTCCCCACAGGGCGTGTGGTGGGCGGACGTGCCCCGCGACCAGTGGCCCACCGACCCCGCCGAGCGGGCCGAAGTCCTTGCGGACTTCGAGGGCGAGTTCGGGGACCGCCGGCAGGAGCTGGTGTTCATCGGGGCCAGGCTCAACGAAGCCGCGATCCGGGCCGCGCTCGACGCGGCCCTGATGACCGACGCCGAGATGCAGGGCGGACCGGCCGCGTGGGAGCGCATCACCGACCCGCTGCCGCCCTGGCCGGTTCCAGAGCAGGAGTTCACGGAGGTAGCACCGTGA
- a CDS encoding DUF58 domain-containing protein: MSTVDGPVGRLRRLASHDFFPSFSTKVRRVLYNPLGVLIGAAGVSLACGLFLHAQGFVLAGGIVAVVGLGVLWPWLSLRGLTGAVDFDRPRAAEGDTIGVRLMLRNRLPWAVWGLTVRDGFGEGAERPAAAVASTPGRRAAACRWTFVPEQRGVYPLAPPRLCTGFPFGLWENARRLEIGAPLAVWPRTFPVGPVPPVSGDRQVEGNVSRVRVGTTGDVLGVRPYRRGDSPRRIHWGQSAKHDRLVVCELQSNARPVIQIVLDANPLVHAGAGTNGSREWAVRVAASLAKGWLEAGAQVGLTWTGFELPPASGTAQVHKLLDALAALPNDAGGPLADLLACPVCRGFRDGLQVVVTTDRSHTHAACGACVTESQRWVVLTAGGFSDTVSIASHACDHAPGAEPWLRIDSADEAPARLRGGWKEARHGS; encoded by the coding sequence GTGAGTACCGTTGACGGCCCCGTTGGGCGGCTCCGCAGGTTGGCGAGCCACGACTTCTTCCCCAGCTTCAGCACGAAGGTGCGGCGGGTGCTGTACAACCCGCTCGGGGTGCTGATCGGGGCCGCGGGCGTGTCGCTCGCGTGCGGGCTCTTCCTGCACGCACAGGGGTTCGTACTGGCCGGCGGGATCGTCGCGGTGGTCGGCCTCGGCGTGCTGTGGCCGTGGCTGTCGTTGCGCGGGCTGACCGGCGCAGTGGACTTCGACCGCCCCCGGGCCGCAGAAGGCGACACCATCGGGGTGCGGCTGATGCTCCGGAACCGGCTCCCGTGGGCGGTGTGGGGGCTGACGGTCCGCGACGGGTTCGGTGAAGGCGCGGAGCGGCCCGCGGCGGCCGTCGCGAGCACACCCGGGCGCCGCGCCGCCGCATGCCGCTGGACCTTCGTACCGGAGCAACGCGGCGTGTACCCGCTCGCACCACCCCGGCTGTGTACCGGGTTCCCGTTCGGGCTGTGGGAGAACGCCCGGCGCCTGGAAATCGGTGCGCCGCTCGCGGTGTGGCCCCGGACGTTCCCGGTCGGCCCGGTGCCACCGGTGAGCGGCGACCGACAGGTTGAGGGGAACGTGTCCCGGGTCCGGGTCGGCACCACGGGGGACGTGCTCGGCGTGCGCCCGTACCGCCGGGGCGATTCCCCGCGGCGGATCCACTGGGGGCAGTCGGCCAAGCACGACCGGTTGGTGGTGTGCGAACTCCAGTCGAACGCCCGGCCGGTGATTCAGATCGTTCTGGACGCGAACCCACTGGTCCACGCCGGGGCGGGCACGAACGGGTCGCGCGAGTGGGCCGTGCGCGTGGCCGCCAGCCTGGCGAAGGGGTGGCTCGAAGCCGGCGCACAGGTCGGGCTCACCTGGACCGGGTTCGAGCTGCCGCCCGCGTCCGGGACCGCCCAGGTCCACAAGCTGCTCGACGCCCTGGCCGCACTGCCGAACGACGCGGGCGGGCCGCTGGCCGACCTGCTCGCGTGCCCGGTGTGCCGCGGGTTCCGCGACGGCCTCCAGGTGGTCGTCACCACCGACCGCTCGCACACCCACGCCGCGTGCGGGGCGTGCGTGACCGAGAGCCAGCGGTGGGTGGTGCTGACCGCGGGCGGGTTCAGCGACACGGTGTCGATCGCCTCGCACGCCTGCGACCACGCCCCCGGGGCGGAACCGTGGCTCCGAATCGACTCGGCCGACGAGGCGCCGGCGCGGCTGCGCGG